Proteins found in one Palaeococcus ferrophilus DSM 13482 genomic segment:
- a CDS encoding phospholipid carrier-dependent glycosyltransferase: protein MKPETKRKIYAGILILTLIALFWYSYREASSEELMDYIGDEVWYVPAARNLLHEMGISVHYEDNGSVGVNLIFPEGLDESAAYTLKLKIWRIAEGYNYTEYVPYEKFPAVYYEIPAGKYDAFLSNVSGLNLTVVPGFKYPDKEDIHTYQNLEHPYLGKGIISLGMLLKDEPIMWRLPGIIEHLIIALLVFLAAYEIARSYLAAFIAFFFVVLDPLLFATSITAMLDIHVTFFTALFVYFLIRDDLGSSGLSIGLAAAVKLNGGFPYPVLAIKLWREKGIKKGLYEGFVLPLSAFILANLPAMYAVGPYWWGRQFVGSFKWHLSFKGEHPATSPFWQWFINMKPFPFHYNPDIFAHTDPVLMLLMLAMVLAIPYTARKRGKILVPFGAFWSIIGFYALQWILGGKTQFSFYATPLVPPAAVAVGVFLYEVVKWEYFEESLWMYWRWLKGAFLNVVALFRGKESLINTGEEEKKGDDDIGTG, encoded by the coding sequence ATGAAGCCTGAAACCAAGAGAAAAATCTACGCTGGAATCCTGATACTGACTCTAATCGCCCTCTTCTGGTATTCCTACCGCGAGGCCTCGAGCGAGGAACTTATGGATTACATAGGGGACGAGGTGTGGTACGTCCCCGCCGCGAGGAACCTCCTTCACGAGATGGGCATAAGCGTTCACTACGAGGACAACGGCAGCGTTGGAGTGAACCTCATATTCCCCGAGGGGCTCGACGAGAGCGCAGCCTACACCCTCAAGCTCAAAATATGGCGTATAGCCGAGGGGTACAACTACACGGAATACGTCCCCTACGAGAAGTTTCCGGCCGTTTACTACGAGATTCCGGCCGGGAAGTACGACGCGTTCCTCTCGAACGTATCCGGTTTGAACCTCACGGTGGTTCCTGGGTTTAAGTATCCCGACAAGGAGGACATCCACACCTACCAGAACCTTGAGCACCCCTACCTCGGCAAGGGCATAATCTCCCTAGGCATGCTCCTCAAGGATGAACCCATAATGTGGCGCCTCCCCGGCATAATAGAACACCTTATTATTGCCCTCCTCGTATTCCTGGCCGCTTACGAAATCGCCAGAAGCTACCTGGCCGCTTTCATAGCGTTCTTCTTCGTGGTGCTCGACCCACTCCTCTTCGCCACATCAATAACGGCCATGCTCGATATCCACGTGACCTTCTTCACGGCCCTGTTCGTCTACTTCCTCATCAGGGACGACCTGGGAAGCAGCGGGCTGTCCATAGGGTTGGCCGCTGCTGTAAAGCTAAACGGCGGCTTTCCCTACCCGGTGCTCGCGATAAAGCTGTGGCGCGAGAAGGGAATAAAGAAAGGCCTCTACGAGGGCTTCGTCCTTCCACTCTCGGCATTCATCCTCGCAAACCTGCCGGCCATGTACGCCGTAGGCCCCTACTGGTGGGGCAGGCAGTTCGTGGGGTCTTTCAAGTGGCATTTAAGCTTCAAGGGGGAGCATCCAGCGACCTCGCCCTTCTGGCAGTGGTTCATCAACATGAAGCCCTTCCCCTTCCACTACAACCCCGATATCTTCGCGCACACTGACCCGGTGCTCATGCTCCTCATGCTCGCGATGGTTCTGGCAATCCCCTACACCGCCAGGAAGAGGGGGAAGATACTCGTACCCTTCGGGGCGTTCTGGAGCATAATAGGCTTCTACGCCCTCCAGTGGATTCTTGGAGGGAAGACGCAGTTCAGCTTCTACGCAACGCCCCTAGTTCCCCCCGCCGCGGTGGCCGTTGGTGTTTTCCTCTACGAGGTCGTGAAGTGGGAGTACTTCGAGGAATCCCTCTGG